In Pseudemcibacter aquimaris, the sequence TGACGGGTGTTTACCCATCCGCAAACTGGTATGAGCGCGAAACATGGGACATGTATGGCGTGATGTTTGATGGTCACCCTGATCTGCGTCGCTTGCTTAGTGATTATGGTTTCCAAGGCCATCCACTACGTAAAGATTTCCCGCTTACCGGTTATGTGGAAGTGCGTTATTCCGAAGAAGAAAAGCGTATTGTGTATGAACCAGTGAAGCTGGCACAAGAATTCCGTACATTTGATTTTATGAGCCCTTGGGAAGGGGCGAAGTATATCCTTCCTGGCGATGAAAAAGCCGAAGAAGAGAAGGAGGGGTAAGTCATGGCTGAAGTAGATATTAAAAACTTTAACGTGAACTTTGGACCGCAGCATCCCGCGGCCCATGGTGTTTTGCGTCTAATTCTTGAGCTTGATGGTGAAGTTGTTGACCGTGCGGATCCGCATGTTGGTCTTCTTCACCGCGGTACTGAAAAACTAATCGAAAATAAAACATATTTGCAGGCGATCCCTTATTTTGACCGTCTTGACTATGTTGCGCCAATGAACCAAGAGCATGCATTCTGTCTTGCTATTGAAAAACTGATGGGGATCGAGGTTCCAAAACGTGGTCAATATATCCGCGTTCTATTCAGTGAGATTGGCCGTATTCTTAACCATTTGATGAACGTTTGTTCGCACGCCACAGACGTTGGTGCGATGACATTGACGCTATGGGGATTTGAGCAACGTGAAATTCTGATGGAATTTTATGAGGCTGTATGTGGTGCGCGTCTTCACGCGAACTATTTCCGCCCTGGCGGTGTTAGTCAGGATATGCCAGCCGGCCTTGATAAACGAATCCTTGAATTTTGTGATACTTTCCCGAAAGTGCTGCAAGACATGGAAGTCGTGATCATGGAAAACCGTATCTTTAAGCAACGTAACGTTGATATCGGTAAGGTTTCTGCGGAAGAGGCATACGCACTTGGCTTTACCGGTGCAATGGTTCGTGGGTGTGATATCCCATGGGATATTCGCCGTTCAGAACCATACGAAGTTTATAATGAACTGGATTTCGATGTTATCGTCGGTAAAAACGGTGACTGTTATGACCGTTATGTTCTTCGTTTT encodes:
- a CDS encoding NADH-quinone oxidoreductase subunit C; protein product: MSSDEALKDLGEHIQSHNKDDVTGYKVAFNELTVNAKRDNIVKLMTFLRDDPNCRFVQLTTLCGVDYPEREERFEVVYQLLSLHNNQRMRVKVTTDEDTVVPSVTGVYPSANWYERETWDMYGVMFDGHPDLRRLLSDYGFQGHPLRKDFPLTGYVEVRYSEEEKRIVYEPVKLAQEFRTFDFMSPWEGAKYILPGDEKAEEEKEG
- a CDS encoding NADH-quinone oxidoreductase subunit D; its protein translation is MAEVDIKNFNVNFGPQHPAAHGVLRLILELDGEVVDRADPHVGLLHRGTEKLIENKTYLQAIPYFDRLDYVAPMNQEHAFCLAIEKLMGIEVPKRGQYIRVLFSEIGRILNHLMNVCSHATDVGAMTLTLWGFEQREILMEFYEAVCGARLHANYFRPGGVSQDMPAGLDKRILEFCDTFPKVLQDMEVVIMENRIFKQRNVDIGKVSAEEAYALGFTGAMVRGCDIPWDIRRSEPYEVYNELDFDVIVGKNGDCYDRYVLRFEEMYQSVNIMRQCVEQMPEGPVSSTDRKVTPPPKAEIKSSMEALIHHFKLFTEGFKVPEGEVYVAIEAPKGEFGVYLVSDGTNKPYRCHIRAPGYAHLSSMGHVAKGYMLADIPAMIGSFDIVFGEIDR